A single Anaeromyxobacter diazotrophicus DNA region contains:
- a CDS encoding alpha/beta fold hydrolase, protein MRLHYLTAGHGPTVILLHGYAETSRMWRPLIPRLAENFKVIAPDLPGIGDSEIPKDGLDMKTAAVRVHALARALGVEKARVVGHDIGLMVAYAYAAQYPAEVEKLVLMDAFLPGVEGWRAIYDDPAIWHFRFSGPTPEALVKGRERIYFEHFWNDFAADKRRSIGEGDRAAYAAAYARPGRMRAGWAYFVSFPQTAKDFEELARTKLPMPVLALGGEKANGAALAEQAKAVAVDATAVVLPETGHWVMEERPKETMDALLKFLSR, encoded by the coding sequence TTGAGGCTCCACTACCTCACGGCCGGGCACGGCCCGACCGTGATCCTGCTGCACGGCTACGCGGAGACGTCGCGGATGTGGAGGCCGCTCATCCCGCGGCTCGCCGAGAACTTCAAAGTCATCGCGCCCGACCTGCCGGGGATCGGCGACTCGGAGATCCCGAAGGACGGGTTGGACATGAAGACCGCCGCCGTCCGCGTCCACGCGCTCGCCCGGGCGCTCGGCGTCGAGAAGGCGAGGGTCGTGGGCCACGACATCGGGCTCATGGTGGCATACGCGTACGCGGCGCAGTACCCCGCCGAGGTCGAGAAGCTCGTGCTGATGGACGCCTTCCTCCCCGGGGTCGAGGGGTGGCGCGCCATCTACGACGACCCGGCCATCTGGCACTTCCGGTTCAGCGGCCCGACGCCGGAGGCCCTCGTGAAGGGGCGCGAGCGCATCTACTTCGAGCACTTCTGGAACGACTTCGCCGCCGACAAGCGGCGCTCGATCGGCGAGGGCGATCGGGCGGCCTACGCCGCCGCCTACGCTCGGCCGGGGCGGATGCGGGCGGGCTGGGCGTACTTCGTCTCGTTCCCCCAGACGGCGAAGGACTTCGAGGAGCTCGCCCGGACGAAGCTGCCGATGCCGGTGCTCGCCCTCGGTGGCGAGAAGGCGAATGGAGCCGCCCTGGCCGAGCAGGCCAAGGCCGTCGCGGTCGACGCGACGGCGGTCGTCCTGCCGGAGACCGGGCACTGGGTGATGGAGGAGCGCCCGAAGGAGACGATGGACGCGCTCTTGAAGTTCCTCTCCAGGTGA
- a CDS encoding arylamine N-acetyltransferase family protein, giving the protein MPAPSPTWVSRYLALLGVEHAAPSLEQLRQLVRAQVLTVPFENSGSLLRRQAAGAGPVPPLDPEALLAAWEQRRAGGVCFEHTEAFGLLLAELGYPVTPIAGEISFPGSHQALLVEAGGARWLLDVGEGSPLLEPIPLDRAFEVRRAGLGFRFKSDPADAGVWLLERALEGSWKPFCRFWLRPQSRADREVAYQRHHRAGETWVTNSMVLVRCHEDEVVSFREFKLTRFTPAGKATAPVEAPGAWARLPGLAGLPALPLPAAARAWAAINGRALPAGA; this is encoded by the coding sequence ATGCCTGCCCCTTCCCCGACCTGGGTTAGCCGCTACCTCGCGCTGCTCGGCGTCGAGCACGCGGCGCCGAGCCTCGAGCAGCTCCGGCAGCTCGTCCGGGCGCAGGTGCTGACGGTGCCCTTCGAGAACTCGGGGTCGCTCCTCCGGCGCCAGGCCGCCGGGGCGGGGCCGGTGCCGCCGCTCGACCCCGAGGCGCTCCTCGCCGCGTGGGAGCAGCGCCGCGCGGGCGGCGTCTGCTTCGAGCACACCGAGGCGTTCGGGCTGCTCCTCGCCGAGCTCGGGTACCCCGTCACGCCCATCGCCGGCGAGATCTCGTTTCCGGGCTCGCACCAGGCGCTGCTGGTGGAGGCCGGCGGCGCGCGCTGGCTGCTCGACGTCGGGGAGGGCTCGCCGCTCCTCGAGCCCATCCCGCTCGACCGCGCGTTCGAGGTCCGGCGGGCGGGCCTCGGCTTCCGGTTCAAGTCCGACCCGGCCGACGCCGGGGTCTGGCTCCTCGAGCGCGCGCTCGAGGGCAGCTGGAAGCCGTTCTGCCGCTTCTGGCTGCGGCCGCAGTCGCGGGCGGATCGCGAGGTCGCCTACCAGCGCCACCACCGCGCCGGCGAGACGTGGGTCACGAACTCCATGGTCCTCGTCCGCTGCCACGAGGACGAGGTGGTCTCCTTCCGCGAGTTCAAGCTCACGCGCTTCACGCCGGCCGGAAAGGCGACGGCGCCGGTCGAGGCGCCCGGCGCCTGGGCGCGGCTGCCCGGCCTCGCCGGCCTCCCGGCCCTGCCGCTACCGGCGGCAGCCCGGGCCTGGGCGGCCATCAACGGGCGCGCGCTGCCGGCCGGCGCGTGA
- a CDS encoding hemerythrin domain-containing protein has translation MTLCPQLRRLSAEHARWLADVAGRAGAGEEDRTSRLLALWDLEVLPHCRAEEEVLIPELARRLSEADAAIVFTLSDHVALRRLARELREARGGARAAARAALEKKLEEHARFEESTLFPAVQEALGCDRIAGLAPDLAAAAEASRPRPTSSAAHAASTAKKGRKP, from the coding sequence GTGACCCTCTGCCCCCAGCTCCGGCGCCTCTCGGCCGAGCACGCGCGCTGGCTCGCGGACGTCGCGGGGCGGGCGGGCGCCGGGGAAGAGGACCGCACCTCGCGGCTGCTGGCGCTCTGGGACCTCGAGGTGCTCCCGCACTGCCGCGCCGAGGAGGAGGTGCTCATCCCCGAGCTCGCCAGGCGGCTCTCGGAGGCGGACGCCGCCATCGTGTTCACGCTCAGCGACCACGTGGCGCTCCGGCGCCTCGCTCGCGAGCTCCGGGAGGCCCGCGGCGGAGCGCGCGCAGCAGCGCGCGCCGCGCTGGAGAAGAAGCTCGAGGAGCACGCGCGGTTCGAGGAATCGACGCTGTTCCCCGCCGTCCAGGAGGCCCTCGGCTGCGACCGCATCGCCGGGCTCGCGCCCGACCTCGCCGCCGCCGCCGAGGCCTCGAGACCGCGACCGACCTCGTCGGCCGCTCACGCAGCATCCACCGCAAAGAAGGGAAGGAAGCCATGA
- a CDS encoding ester cyclase: protein MKKLNRITLLTGAALAALLAAAPAQAAENAWPGTKVGEPTPKPKGVPAALAKNLANFDDLDFRVYTGQQWQDLHKSHTKDVVVHWPDGHQTKGLEKHIEDLKYMWTFAPDNRIKEHPVRFGTPDGEWTAVTGWLEGTFTKPMVLPDGKTLQPTGKAYRIPMATIGHWNKDGIMFEEYLFWDNGEFMKQIGLAQ from the coding sequence ATGAAGAAGCTGAACCGCATCACGCTGCTCACCGGCGCGGCCCTCGCCGCGCTCCTCGCGGCGGCGCCCGCACAGGCCGCGGAGAACGCCTGGCCCGGCACCAAGGTCGGGGAGCCCACCCCGAAGCCGAAGGGAGTCCCCGCCGCGCTCGCGAAGAACCTCGCGAACTTCGACGACCTCGACTTCCGCGTCTACACCGGCCAGCAGTGGCAGGACCTGCACAAGAGCCACACCAAGGACGTGGTCGTGCACTGGCCAGACGGCCACCAGACGAAGGGCCTCGAGAAGCACATCGAGGACCTGAAGTACATGTGGACCTTCGCGCCCGACAACCGGATCAAGGAGCACCCGGTGCGCTTCGGCACCCCGGACGGCGAATGGACGGCCGTGACCGGCTGGCTCGAGGGGACCTTCACGAAGCCGATGGTGCTGCCCGACGGGAAGACCCTCCAGCCGACGGGCAAGGCCTACCGCATCCCGATGGCGACCATCGGCCACTGGAACAAGGACGGCATCATGTTCGAGGAGTACCTGTTCTGGGACAACGGCGAGTTCATGAAGCAGATCGGGCTTGCGCAGTAG
- the yedE gene encoding selenium metabolism membrane protein YedE/FdhT: MHAPSFREKYLVRFWSPTPAVAVAGVLSAYYFGVTGTFWAVTGEFTRWGGHLMQLAGAHPERWGYFRAIGLQGLPWDRVDGWVVLGMFAGALAAALWANNVKLRAPRHGVRWVQGFLGGFVAGFGARLAMGCNLAAFFTGIPQFSLHAWMFTVATAAGSWAGVRVALHPVFRAPVRVEKVTAAAQVRAPAAGRRFWLGALLFAAFAGVALVVATRQLKLGLAGLFGLAFGLLIERAQICFTAAFRDLWITGRTLMAKAILAGMAASAVGTFSYVLLGVAPKIFWAGPNALVGGFLFGLGIVVAGGCETGWMYRAVEGQVHFWVVGVGNIAGATVLAWLWDRVAPALALAYPKVNLLQALGPVGGLAITYAGLLTSFLLLVWWERRFLTRAGGERARSTSPAAATGVLG; the protein is encoded by the coding sequence ATGCACGCACCGTCGTTCCGCGAGAAGTACCTCGTTCGCTTCTGGTCCCCCACCCCCGCCGTCGCCGTGGCGGGGGTGCTCTCCGCCTACTACTTCGGCGTCACCGGCACGTTCTGGGCGGTCACCGGCGAGTTCACACGCTGGGGCGGCCACCTGATGCAGCTCGCCGGCGCCCACCCCGAGCGCTGGGGGTACTTCCGCGCCATCGGCCTGCAGGGGCTGCCCTGGGATCGGGTCGACGGCTGGGTGGTCCTCGGGATGTTCGCCGGCGCGTTGGCCGCCGCGCTGTGGGCCAACAACGTGAAGCTGCGCGCGCCACGCCACGGCGTTCGGTGGGTCCAGGGCTTCCTGGGCGGGTTCGTGGCCGGCTTCGGGGCTCGGCTCGCCATGGGCTGCAACCTGGCCGCCTTCTTCACCGGCATCCCGCAGTTCTCGCTCCACGCCTGGATGTTCACCGTCGCCACCGCCGCCGGGAGCTGGGCCGGGGTCCGCGTCGCGCTCCACCCGGTCTTCCGCGCTCCGGTGAGGGTGGAGAAGGTGACCGCCGCGGCGCAGGTGCGCGCACCCGCCGCGGGACGACGCTTCTGGCTCGGTGCGCTGCTCTTCGCCGCCTTCGCCGGCGTGGCGCTGGTGGTGGCGACCCGCCAGCTCAAGCTCGGCCTGGCGGGCCTGTTCGGGCTCGCGTTCGGCCTGCTCATCGAGCGGGCGCAGATCTGCTTCACCGCCGCCTTCCGCGACCTCTGGATCACGGGCCGCACGCTGATGGCCAAGGCGATCCTCGCCGGGATGGCGGCGAGCGCCGTCGGCACCTTCAGCTACGTCCTGCTCGGCGTCGCCCCCAAGATCTTCTGGGCCGGCCCCAACGCGCTGGTGGGCGGGTTCCTGTTCGGGCTCGGCATCGTGGTGGCGGGCGGCTGCGAGACCGGCTGGATGTATCGCGCGGTGGAGGGGCAGGTGCACTTCTGGGTGGTGGGCGTGGGCAACATCGCCGGCGCCACCGTGCTCGCCTGGCTCTGGGATCGGGTCGCGCCGGCGCTGGCGCTCGCCTACCCCAAGGTGAACCTGCTGCAGGCGCTCGGCCCGGTCGGCGGGCTCGCCATCACGTACGCCGGCCTGCTCACCTCGTTCCTGCTCCTCGTCTGGTGGGAGCGCCGATTCTTGACGCGCGCTGGCGGCGAGCGCGCCCGCTCCACCTCACCCGCGGCCGCCACGGGGGTGCTCGGATGA
- the yedF gene encoding sulfurtransferase-like selenium metabolism protein YedF, translated as MSPLTPGELDLLVPTHRLDMHGEPCPYPAVATLEALPQLAPGDVLEVISDCAQSVNTIPHDARNHGYEYLGMRQDGPTLRYYIRVPAQPRP; from the coding sequence ATGAGCCCGCTGACTCCGGGGGAGCTCGACCTCCTCGTCCCCACCCACCGGCTCGACATGCACGGCGAGCCCTGCCCCTACCCGGCGGTCGCCACCCTGGAAGCACTGCCGCAGCTCGCGCCCGGTGACGTGCTGGAGGTGATCAGCGACTGCGCGCAGTCGGTGAACACCATCCCCCACGACGCCCGGAACCACGGCTACGAGTACCTGGGGATGAGACAGGACGGCCCGACGCTGCGCTACTACATCCGAGTGCCAGCCCAGCCGCGGCCGTGA
- a CDS encoding dienelactone hydrolase family protein produces MHGTKWVIAAFLALAGATARAEVKTKVIDYRQGDTALEGFLAWDDAAQGSRPGVLVIHEAWGENQHARDQAVRLARAGYVGFALDMYGKGKVTKHLEDAKAFMAEASKDPAVVRARFEAARKLLQAQPQVDPKKIGAVGYCFGGNVALNMARAGEDLAAVATFHAAIPSADQPVPGKVKPRILINTGGDDPLVPKSQIDAFVKELKDAGADISVITYPHAKHSFTNPEAAQAGMDALGYDADADRKSWEASMKMFQAAFKG; encoded by the coding sequence ATGCACGGGACCAAGTGGGTGATCGCCGCCTTCCTCGCGCTCGCCGGCGCGACCGCGCGCGCCGAGGTGAAGACGAAGGTGATCGACTACCGCCAGGGCGACACGGCGCTGGAGGGATTCCTCGCCTGGGACGACGCCGCCCAGGGGAGCCGGCCGGGCGTCCTCGTCATCCACGAGGCGTGGGGGGAGAACCAGCACGCCCGCGACCAGGCGGTGCGGCTCGCCAGGGCGGGCTACGTCGGCTTCGCGCTCGACATGTACGGCAAGGGCAAGGTGACGAAGCACCTGGAGGACGCCAAGGCGTTCATGGCGGAGGCCTCGAAGGACCCCGCGGTGGTCCGGGCGCGCTTCGAGGCGGCGAGGAAGCTCCTCCAGGCGCAGCCGCAGGTGGACCCGAAGAAGATCGGCGCCGTCGGCTACTGCTTCGGCGGCAACGTCGCGCTGAACATGGCGCGCGCCGGCGAGGATCTCGCCGCGGTGGCGACCTTCCACGCCGCGATCCCGTCGGCGGACCAGCCCGTGCCGGGCAAGGTGAAGCCCCGCATCCTCATCAACACGGGCGGCGACGATCCGCTGGTCCCGAAGTCGCAGATCGACGCGTTCGTCAAGGAGCTGAAGGACGCCGGCGCGGACATCAGCGTCATCACCTATCCGCACGCGAAGCACAGCTTCACCAACCCCGAGGCCGCCCAGGCGGGGATGGACGCGCTCGGCTACGACGCCGACGCCGACCGGAAGTCATGGGAGGCGTCCATGAAGATGTTCCAGGCAGCGTTCAAGGGCTGA
- a CDS encoding alpha/beta fold hydrolase produces the protein MAGTGWRFGAYELDLARRELRVEGEPRPLQPQVFAVLAYLVRNRHRVVPKDEILRELWPDAVVTDASLQRAVSLARRAFRPADRGLLRTHARQGYRFVGELAEVDPDPADAAAEAPPKYVRSGDVHIAYRTVGRGPLDIVLVLGWALGMRTALELRGVSDLVRTLSARARVLLFDKRGTGASDRVKALPQLPQRVEDLEAVLDAVRSPGAVLVGFSEGGPLALTFAVTRPIRVRGLALVGAFARMSAAPDHAAGWSDVEVATLRAYIASGWGSGATMRAFVPARHLTPPLRAWAARAEQEGASPGAALELLEMNIGIDVRPLLPRVRTPSVVLHATGDRVVRVGNGRALAAAIPGARLVEPPGEDHAFLFGGRPTLERELVALLERAAARPHAALT, from the coding sequence ATGGCCGGCACGGGCTGGCGTTTCGGAGCGTACGAGCTCGACCTGGCGCGCCGCGAGCTGCGTGTCGAAGGGGAGCCGCGGCCGCTCCAGCCGCAGGTCTTCGCGGTGCTCGCCTATCTCGTCCGGAACCGGCATCGCGTCGTCCCCAAGGATGAGATCCTGCGGGAGCTCTGGCCGGACGCGGTCGTCACGGACGCATCGCTCCAGCGCGCGGTGAGCCTCGCGCGCCGCGCGTTCCGTCCGGCAGATCGCGGGCTGCTGCGCACCCACGCGCGGCAGGGATACCGGTTCGTGGGCGAGCTCGCGGAGGTCGACCCGGACCCGGCCGACGCAGCCGCGGAGGCGCCCCCGAAGTACGTCCGCTCCGGCGACGTCCACATCGCGTACCGCACGGTCGGGCGGGGTCCCCTCGACATCGTCCTGGTGCTCGGGTGGGCGCTCGGCATGCGCACCGCGCTCGAGCTGCGGGGGGTATCCGACCTCGTCCGCACGCTCTCCGCGCGCGCCCGGGTGCTCCTGTTCGACAAGCGCGGGACGGGCGCGAGCGACCGCGTGAAGGCGCTGCCGCAGCTGCCGCAGCGCGTGGAGGACCTCGAGGCCGTCCTCGACGCAGTGCGGTCTCCCGGGGCTGTGCTGGTCGGGTTCTCGGAGGGAGGTCCGCTCGCGCTCACCTTTGCCGTGACGCGGCCGATCCGCGTGCGCGGCCTCGCCCTCGTCGGCGCCTTTGCCCGCATGTCGGCCGCGCCGGACCACGCTGCCGGCTGGAGCGACGTCGAGGTCGCAACGCTTCGCGCGTACATCGCGAGCGGCTGGGGCTCCGGCGCGACGATGCGCGCGTTCGTCCCCGCCCGCCACCTCACCCCGCCGCTGCGCGCCTGGGCGGCCCGGGCCGAGCAGGAGGGCGCGAGCCCAGGCGCGGCCCTCGAGCTCCTGGAGATGAACATCGGGATCGACGTCCGGCCGCTGCTACCGCGCGTGCGGACGCCGTCCGTCGTGCTGCACGCGACCGGCGACCGCGTCGTACGCGTCGGGAACGGGCGCGCGCTCGCTGCCGCGATCCCGGGCGCGCGTCTCGTCGAGCCCCCCGGCGAGGATCACGCGTTCCTGTTCGGCGGCCGCCCGACCCTCGAGCGTGAGCTCGTGGCGCTCCTCGAGCGGGCGGCCGCCCGGCCCCATGCGGCGCTCACCTGA
- a CDS encoding class I SAM-dependent methyltransferase yields the protein MYLHLTDTGSASEMLGHPIRDRMNAWFFRAMDGYVHRKYRHIKRELFGGLPRTVLEIGPGDGGNFRYLDAGTHVIAVEPNVHMHANLRAAAARHRVTVDVRAAVAERLPVPDGSVDAVISSLVLCTVTDPERALAEVRRVLRPDGRFWCVEHVAAPEGSWVARVQRLVKRPWRWFFEGCDTQRDVAELLRDAGFAAVEITPFTLRTVFLPIRPQIAAVAVR from the coding sequence ATGTACCTGCACCTGACGGACACCGGGAGCGCGAGCGAGATGCTCGGTCACCCCATCCGCGACCGGATGAACGCGTGGTTCTTCCGCGCGATGGACGGCTATGTCCACCGGAAGTACCGGCACATCAAGCGCGAGCTCTTCGGAGGACTGCCGCGCACAGTCCTCGAGATCGGGCCCGGGGACGGCGGCAACTTTCGTTACCTCGACGCGGGAACGCACGTCATCGCGGTCGAGCCGAACGTGCACATGCACGCGAACCTGCGGGCGGCGGCGGCTCGGCACCGCGTCACGGTGGACGTCCGCGCCGCGGTCGCGGAGCGCCTGCCGGTGCCGGACGGGAGCGTAGACGCGGTGATCTCGAGCCTCGTGCTCTGCACCGTGACCGATCCGGAGCGCGCGCTCGCGGAGGTCCGGCGCGTGCTCCGCCCCGATGGCCGCTTCTGGTGCGTGGAGCACGTGGCGGCGCCGGAGGGGAGCTGGGTAGCGCGCGTGCAGCGGCTCGTGAAGCGGCCGTGGCGGTGGTTCTTCGAGGGCTGCGACACCCAGCGCGACGTGGCCGAGCTCTTGCGGGACGCCGGGTTTGCCGCCGTCGAGATCACGCCGTTCACGCTGCGCACGGTCTTTCTGCCGATCCGGCCGCAGATCGCGGCAGTCGCGGTCAGGTGA
- a CDS encoding ABC transporter permease encodes MNGPHEVLAIRARPRPASAPSAVLTLAWRALLKIKHVPFQLFDVTVTPIMFTLLFTFIFGGALAGTPRQYVQYLLPGVLVQTVLFITVYTGVGLNSDIHKGLYDRFRSLPMWQPAPLLGALAGDVFRYSIASALILVVGFILGFRPQGGAAGVLLAIALVLTFSFALSWPWIIVGMLVRTPESVMTTSFLFLMPLTFASDIFVDLGTMPGWLRAAVARNPVTHLARASRHLMHGQPAGGDVLWTLLASTLIVVVASPIAMRLYRKER; translated from the coding sequence ATGAACGGGCCCCACGAGGTCCTCGCGATCCGCGCGCGGCCGCGCCCGGCCTCGGCTCCGTCCGCGGTGCTGACGCTCGCGTGGCGGGCGCTGCTGAAGATCAAGCACGTCCCCTTCCAGCTCTTCGACGTGACCGTCACGCCGATCATGTTCACGCTGCTCTTCACGTTCATCTTCGGCGGGGCGCTCGCCGGGACCCCACGCCAGTACGTGCAGTACCTCCTGCCCGGCGTCCTCGTCCAGACGGTGCTCTTCATCACCGTCTACACGGGCGTGGGGCTGAACTCGGACATCCACAAGGGCCTCTACGACCGGTTCCGCTCGCTCCCGATGTGGCAGCCGGCGCCGCTGCTCGGCGCGCTGGCCGGCGACGTGTTCCGGTACTCGATCGCGTCGGCGCTGATCCTGGTCGTGGGGTTCATCCTGGGGTTCCGGCCGCAGGGCGGCGCGGCGGGCGTCCTCCTCGCGATCGCGCTGGTCCTGACCTTCAGCTTCGCGCTCTCGTGGCCGTGGATCATCGTGGGGATGCTCGTCCGGACGCCCGAGTCGGTCATGACCACGAGCTTCCTCTTCCTGATGCCGCTCACGTTCGCGAGCGACATCTTCGTCGACCTCGGGACGATGCCAGGTTGGCTCCGGGCGGCCGTCGCGCGCAATCCGGTGACGCACCTGGCCCGCGCGTCCCGCCACCTGATGCACGGGCAGCCGGCCGGCGGCGACGTGCTCTGGACGCTCCTCGCGTCGACGCTGATCGTGGTCGTCGCGTCGCCCATCGCGATGCGGCTCTACCGCAAGGAGCGCTGA
- a CDS encoding cupin domain-containing protein: MSEERVAPETKGVAVKMISTIDLGPEIEGMAGRQLRMRMVTIEPGGVFGPVHDHKDRPGAVYILQGTITDHRDGVATDYGPGAGWPEDRHTTHWLENRGPIPAVEISVDIVRQP, translated from the coding sequence ATGAGCGAGGAGCGCGTGGCGCCCGAGACGAAGGGAGTGGCGGTCAAGATGATCTCGACCATCGACCTGGGTCCCGAGATCGAGGGCATGGCAGGGCGCCAGCTGCGAATGCGCATGGTGACGATCGAGCCGGGAGGCGTCTTCGGCCCGGTTCACGACCACAAGGACCGACCCGGCGCCGTCTACATCCTGCAAGGCACGATCACCGATCACCGAGATGGCGTCGCCACGGACTACGGGCCGGGGGCGGGCTGGCCCGAGGACCGGCACACCACCCACTGGCTCGAGAACCGAGGGCCGATTCCGGCGGTGGAGATCTCGGTCGACATCGTCAGGCAACCGTGA
- a CDS encoding ATP-binding cassette domain-containing protein, whose protein sequence is MTNAIETVGLSKHFGPTRALDGVDLRIRQGTVYGLLGPNGAGKTTTIRILATLLRPTAGRAAVLGHDVVSEASEVRRKVSLTGQFASVDEDLTGQENLVLVGRLLGLSWRDARRRASELLEAFELAAAAGRQVRTYSGGERRRMDIAASLVAIPEILFLDEPTTGLDPRSRAQVWELVRRIAAEGTTVLLTTQYLDEADRLAERMAVVDHGRVIAEGTSRELKASVGSNSLHVRLVEPGQRGEAQQLVTRVLGGGVLPASDPAEIAARLETAAQAAAVLSALSERSIEVAQLSVGSPSLDEVFLALTGRAAGPAQGEPER, encoded by the coding sequence ATGACGAACGCGATCGAGACGGTGGGGCTCTCGAAGCACTTCGGTCCGACCCGGGCGCTCGACGGCGTGGACCTCCGCATCCGCCAGGGCACCGTCTACGGCCTGCTCGGCCCGAACGGCGCCGGGAAGACGACGACCATCCGCATCCTCGCCACCCTGCTGCGGCCGACCGCCGGCCGCGCCGCCGTCCTCGGGCACGACGTGGTGAGCGAGGCGAGCGAGGTCCGCAGGAAGGTGAGCCTGACGGGGCAGTTCGCCTCGGTGGACGAGGATCTGACGGGCCAGGAGAACCTCGTGCTCGTCGGCCGGCTGCTCGGGCTGTCGTGGCGCGACGCGCGGCGCCGCGCGTCGGAGCTGCTGGAGGCCTTCGAGCTCGCGGCCGCCGCCGGGCGGCAGGTGCGGACCTACTCCGGGGGGGAGCGGCGGCGCATGGACATCGCGGCGAGCCTCGTCGCGATCCCGGAGATCCTCTTCCTCGACGAGCCCACGACCGGGCTCGACCCGCGGAGCCGCGCGCAGGTCTGGGAGCTCGTGCGCCGCATCGCCGCCGAGGGCACGACGGTGCTCCTCACGACGCAGTACCTCGACGAGGCGGACCGACTCGCCGAGCGGATGGCGGTCGTCGATCACGGCCGCGTGATCGCAGAGGGCACGAGCCGGGAGCTGAAGGCGTCGGTCGGCTCGAACTCGCTCCACGTGCGCCTCGTCGAGCCCGGCCAGCGCGGCGAGGCGCAGCAGCTCGTCACCCGGGTGCTCGGCGGCGGGGTGCTGCCGGCGTCGGACCCCGCGGAGATCGCCGCGCGCCTCGAGACGGCCGCGCAGGCCGCGGCGGTCCTCTCTGCGCTGAGCGAGCGCAGCATCGAGGTTGCGCAGCTCTCGGTGGGGAGCCCCAGCCTCGACGAGGTCTTCCTCGCGCTCACCGGTCGGGCGGCGGGCCCGGCGCAGGGGGAGCCGGAGCGATGA
- a CDS encoding Bax inhibitor-1/YccA family protein — MPFDSARFPAREQVLVRAGSDVERRFMASVYRWMTLGLGLTALVAYSVAGSEDALRFVIGNRFVFFGLLIAELGLVIAISAAVNRLSAAAAGGLFLVYSALNGATLSVVLLAYTGSSVALAFVTTAGTFGAMSVFGTVTRRDLSSWSSFLFMGLIGIVIASVVNIFLHSSAMSFVISCAAVVVFTGLAAYDTQKLRALARAGGGSAAMPVNGALALYLDFVNLFLALLRLLGNRRS, encoded by the coding sequence ATGCCCTTCGACTCCGCCCGCTTCCCCGCTCGCGAACAGGTGCTCGTCCGCGCCGGCTCCGACGTCGAGCGCCGCTTCATGGCGTCCGTCTACCGCTGGATGACGCTCGGCCTCGGCCTCACCGCGCTCGTCGCCTACTCGGTGGCGGGCTCGGAGGACGCGCTCCGGTTCGTGATCGGGAACCGCTTCGTGTTCTTCGGCCTCCTCATCGCGGAGCTCGGGCTGGTCATCGCCATCTCGGCGGCGGTGAACCGGCTCTCCGCCGCGGCTGCCGGTGGCCTCTTCCTCGTCTACTCCGCCCTCAACGGCGCGACCTTGTCGGTCGTCCTCCTCGCCTACACCGGCAGCTCGGTCGCGCTGGCTTTCGTGACCACCGCCGGGACGTTCGGCGCCATGAGCGTGTTCGGCACGGTCACGCGCCGGGATCTCTCGAGCTGGAGCAGCTTCCTCTTCATGGGCCTCATCGGCATCGTCATCGCGAGCGTGGTGAACATCTTCCTGCACTCGAGCGCGATGTCGTTCGTCATCTCGTGCGCGGCGGTCGTCGTCTTCACCGGCCTCGCCGCCTACGACACCCAGAAGCTCCGGGCGCTGGCGCGCGCGGGCGGCGGGAGCGCGGCGATGCCGGTCAACGGCGCCCTCGCCCTGTACCTCGACTTCGTGAACCTGTTCCTGGCGCTCCTGCGACTGCTGGGCAACCGGCGGAGCTGA
- a CDS encoding YceI family protein, whose protein sequence is MANESWQVDGAHSSVNLTVRHMVISKVRGHFAKWSAKLALDTADLARSSVEVAIDAASIDTGVADRDQHLRSPDFLDAQKYPALTYKSRRVEVLSPERLRIVGDLTIRNVTREVALEVEYGGQGKDPWGNQRAGFTATASLNRKDFGLTWNQALETGGVLVADRVDVEIELQAIKQAAAQVG, encoded by the coding sequence ATGGCGAACGAGAGCTGGCAGGTCGATGGCGCGCACTCCTCGGTGAACCTCACCGTGCGGCACATGGTGATCTCGAAGGTGCGGGGGCACTTCGCGAAGTGGAGCGCGAAGCTGGCGCTCGACACGGCAGACCTGGCGCGGTCGTCGGTCGAGGTCGCGATCGACGCCGCGAGCATCGACACGGGCGTCGCCGACCGCGACCAGCACCTCAGGTCCCCCGACTTCCTCGACGCCCAGAAGTACCCGGCGCTCACGTACAAGAGCCGCCGCGTCGAGGTCCTCTCGCCCGAGCGCCTGCGCATCGTCGGCGACCTCACCATCCGCAACGTCACCCGCGAGGTCGCGCTCGAGGTCGAGTACGGCGGGCAGGGCAAGGACCCCTGGGGCAACCAGCGCGCCGGCTTCACCGCGACCGCCTCGCTCAACCGCAAGGACTTCGGCCTCACCTGGAACCAGGCGCTCGAGACGGGCGGCGTGCTCGTCGCGGACCGCGTCGACGTCGAGATCGAGCTGCAGGCCATCAAGCAGGCGGCCGCGCAGGTCGGGTAG